In Arthrobacter sp. MN05-02, the genomic stretch GGCGCATGAGCACCGGATCGGAGACGCAGATGCCGTCGTCGGAGAAGACCCGGACCGACGCACGGGACTCCGCCATCGCCCCGAGTTCCGCGAGCCGTTCCCCACCGAGGCCCACGGTCACCGCACCCACCGGGCGGACCTCGACCCAGCCCGAGGCGAGGCCGAGGCGGTACACCTGTTCCACGACGCCCGCGGTGTCGGCCACGGGCGAGCTGTTGGCCATGGCATGGACCGCCGTGAATCCGCCCAGCGCGGCGGCGCGCGATCCGGTCTCGACGGTCTCGGAGTCCTCCCGGCCCGGCTCGCGGAGGTGCGTGTGGAGGTCCACCATGCCGGGCAGGGCGACGAGGCCCTCGGCGTCGATGGTGACCGCGGCCGTCGAGGCGTCCTCGGCCGCGGACGGCCCGACGGCGGCGAGGACGCCGTCGCGGACCAGGAGGTCCTGCGGGGCGCCGCCCGAGATCGAGGCGCCCACGATGAGGTGCTCGGGCAGGGTGCTGGTGTTCGTCGTCACTTGATGCGGCCTTCCGGCGTCGTGGCGGGCGGTTCGTCGTGCATCTCGCCGTCCTGCTCGTCGTGGTGGTCGCCCGAGAGCAGCAGGTAGAGCGCGGCCATGCGCACGGACACGCCGTTGCGAACCTGGGCGAGGACCGTGGAGCGGGGCGAGTCGGCCGCGGCGGAGGAGATCTCGAGCCCGCGGTTCATGGGCCCGGGGTGCATGATGACGGTGTCGTGCAGGCCCATCGTGTCGAGCAGCGCCAGGCGCCCGTCGTCGAAGCCCCAGCGCCGCGAGTACTCGCGTGTGGACGGGAAGAACGCGGCGCTCATGCGCTCCGCCTGCAGGCGGAGCATCATGACGGCGTCGGGACGCTGCGCGAGGGCGTCGTCGAGGTTGTAGTACACCGTGCAGGGCCAGGATCCGATCCCGACGGGCAGCAGCGTGGGCGGGCCCGCGAGCAGGACCTCCGCACCCAGGGTGGTCAGGAGCCACACGTTGGAGCGGGCCACCCGGGAGTGGAGGACGTCACCGACGATCAGGACCTTCATCCCGGCGAGCGTGGTGCCCGCCGACGGGCCGTCGCCGATCCGCGCCCAATGCCGCCGGAGCGTGAACGCATCGAGGAGTGCCTGCGTGGGGTGTTCGTGGGTCCCGTCGCCGGCATTGACCACGGCCGCATCGATCCAGCCCGATGCTGCGAGGCGCGCCGGCGCCCCGGAGGCCGGGTGGCGGATGACGACGGCGTCGGCGCTCATCGCCTCCAGGGTCTGGGCCGTGTCCTTCAGGGATTCCCCTTTGGACACCGAGGAGCCCTTCGCCGCGAAGTTGATGACGTCCGCGGACAGGCGCTTCGCCGCGGCCTCGAAGGAGATGCGCGTGCGCGTTGAGTCCTCGAAGAAGAGGTTCACCACGGTGCGTCCGCGCAGGGCCGGGAGCTTCTTGATCTCCCGCTCCCCCACGGCCGACATCTCCTCGGCGACGTCCAGCAGGCGCAGGGCGTTCCTCGCGGAGAGGTCCTGCGTGCTGAGCAGATGCTTCACGCGCGGTCCTCGATGACGACCTCGTTCACCGCGGAACCGCCGATCAGGTCGATCTCCGCGAGGTGGACCCGCACGCGCTCGCGGGACGACGTCGGGAGGTTCTTCCCGACGTGGTCGGCGCGGATGGGCAGTTCCCGGTGCCCGCGGTCCACGAGGACCGCCAGGCGCACGATGCGCGGGCGTCCGAGGTCCGCGAGGGCGTCGAGGGCGGCGCGGATGGTGCGCCCCGAGTACAGGACGTCGTCGACCAGCACCACGACCTTGTCGTCGATGCCCGACGGCGGCAGCTGGGTGGCGAGCGGCGAGCGGGTCGGATTGCGCTGGAGGTCGTCGCGGTACATCGTGACGTCGAGCTGTCCCGTGATGAGGTCCGCGTCGACGGACGGATCGACGGCCGCGATCTTCTGGGCGAGCCGCTGCGCCAGCGGGAAGCCCCTGCGCGGGATGCCGAGGAGGACGAGATCACGCGGCCCCTTGTTCGCCTCGAGGATCTCGTGGGCGATGCGCGTGAGAGCACGGTCGATGTCTGCTTCTGCGAGAACGACGCGCTTGTGGATGCCGGTTTCCGAGGCAGGCACGTTCATAACACGCTTCCTCCTTCCCCGCCTCACCGGACGGAATTTAAAGGCTGGTTGCACCGTCAAAACTATCACAGCGCCGCTTGCCCCTAGGGTTGCATCATGGCGAGAGACGATTCCGGAGCAGGCGCGGGCGGCCCGCGGTGGACCGGTGCCGGGGGCGTGGGCCACCACCCCGACGGCCACCACCAGCCGCGGCAGCAGCCGCAGCAGCACCAGGGCTGGTGGGGCGAGACCACGGTGCGGCACCACCGCCCGGCGCCCGCCCGCACCGCAGGACACCCCTTCCAGCCGGTCTGGAACCAGGCTCCCCCGCGCCGCCACGGCGTGCTCAACGTGGTCCTCGTGATCGTCGCGGCCCTGGTCGTGGCAGGCGTCCTGCTCCTGCTCTCCCTGTCGCTGGGTCCGTCCGCGTTCCTCCTGTGCGGCATCCTCGCCCTCGTGCCGCTGGGCATCTGCCTGCTCGGGCTGCGCTGGATCGACCGATGGGATCCCGAACCGCGCGGCGCCCTGCTCTTCGCGTTCCTCTGGGGCGCCGGCACCTCCGTCGTCGTGACGCTGCTGCTCGGCACCTACGTCGTGGAACTGCTGGTCAGCGCGCTCGGCACCACCTCGCCGGAGGTGATCGGGCCGGTACTCCAGGCGCCGCTGGTCGAGGAGTTCGCCAAGGGCCTCGGCGTGCTGATCCTCGTCTATACGCGCCGGAGCCATTTCGACGGCCCCGTGGACGGCATCGTCTACGCCGGGACGGTCGCGGCGGGCTTCGCGTTCACGGAGAACATCCTGTACTTCGGTTCCGCGGTCGTCGAGTCGGGGAACGCCGGCGCGCTGGTGGGCGTCTTCATCCTGCGCGGCCTGTTCTCGCCCTTCGCGCACGTGATGTTCACCTCGCTCCTCGGCTTCGTCCTCGGGTTCGCGCTGAGCCGTGGCGGTGGGAACGCCCGGATCCTCGGGGCCTTCGTCCTCGGACTCCTCCCGGCCATCGCGGGGCACATGCTGTGGAACGGCGGCACCCTCGTGCTCTTCAACGACTTCTTCCTGTTCTACCTCGTGGTGCAGGTGCCGCTGTTCCTGGCCGCGGTGATCTCCGTCGTCCTCCTGCGTCGCTCCGAGCGCCGCCTGACCGAGGCGCGGCTCGGCGACTACGCCCGGGCAGGCTGGTTCACCCCCGAGGAGGTCCGGATGCTGGCGACGCGCCCGGGCCGGTCGCAGGCGCTCGCGTGGGCGCAGTCCGTCGGGGCCGAGCAGGACATGCGGGCGTTCATCCGCACCGGCTCGCGCATCGCCTACACGCGGCAGCGCATGCTGGGCGGACGGCGCGACGCCGACTACGCCGTCGAGGAGCGCAGGCTCCTGGACGACGCCACGCAGCGGCGCGCGCGGATCTTCCAGCTGGCATCGGCCGCCCGCTGAGGCGCGCCCGCAGCTCCCCCGCACCGCTGGTCCGGGCCTCAGACGCGGGAAGCTCCCGTCGACGGCCCGGAGGGCGGCCGGCGGGAGCTTCCCGTGGCGGATGGCTCCGGATCTCGGAGGATCCGTAGGGGCGAAGCTACGCGAGGAGGGTCGGCTTGAGCTGCTGCAGCCGGCCGAGGAGGCCGTTGACGAACTTCGGCGACTCGTCGGTGGAGAGGACCTTGGCGAGCTCCACGGCCTCGCTCACGACGACTCCGTCGGGGACGTCGTCGTTGTACAGCAGTTCCCAGCTGCCGATCCGGAGGATCATGAGGTCGACCGCGGGCATGCGGTCGAGCGTCCAGCCCTGGGAGTAGGTGCTGAGGAACTCGTCGATCTGCTCCTGGTGCTCGAGGACGCCCTCGACGATGTCCACCGTGTAGTCGGCGATGACCATGTCCGTCTTCTCGCGGCGTGCGCGGATGACCTCGAGGGCAGGCATCTCGCGCTGCGTCGACTCGAAGAGGATGTCGAGGGCCCGGCGTCGGGCCTTACTGCGGGCGCTCACTCGTTGACGCGTCCCAGGTACTCGCCGGTCCGGGTGTCGACCTTGACCTTGGTGCCGTTGCCCAGGAACAGCGGGACCTGGATCTCGTGGCCGGTCTCGACCGTCGCGGGCTTGGTGCCGCCGGTCGAGCGGTCGCCCTGCAGGCCCGGCTCGGTGTAGGTGATCTCCAGCGTGACGGACGCGGGGAGCTCGACGTAGAGCGGCGAGCCCTCGTGCATGGCGATGGTGGCCATCTGGCTCTCGAGCATGAAGTTCGCGGCGTTGCCGACCACCTTCCCGGGCACGGTGATCTGGTCGTAGTCCGTGGTGTCCATGAAGACGAAGTCCTCGCCGTCCTTGTACAGGTACTGGTAGTCGCGGCGGTCCACGGTGGCCGTCTCGATCTTCAGGCCTGCGTTGAAGGTCTTGTCGACCACCTTGCCGGAGAGGATGTTGCGGAGCTTGGTGCGGACGAATGCTCCACCCTTGCCGGGCTTGACGTGCTGGAACTCGAGGACGTTCCAGAGGTTGCCCTCGAGCTTCAGCACAGTGCCGTTCTTGATGTCGTTCGTGGTCGCCACAGATTCACTTTCGTCGGTTTCGCGGATGGATGGGCCGGCCGAGGCACAGCGGGCGCGCGGAGTCGCGCCAAAAGTCCAGGGACCAGTCTACCCCGCGCGGCGCGACGGGCTCCCGAACGGTGCGGAGCACCGTTCGCTGCCTGTCAGGAGGCGATCTCCTGATACGCGGCGAAGAGCAGGGAGGTGTCGGGGACCTCGAGCATGCCGGGCCGCCCGATGCCGTCGAGCACGACGAAGCGGAGGAGGTCGCCTCGTGACTTCTTGTCCCGGCGCATACCGTCGAGGAGGGACGCCCAGCGGTCCCGGCGGTAGGTCACGGGGAGCCCGAGGGATTCGAGGATGGCCTTGTGGCGGTCGGCGTCCGCGTCGCCGAGCCGCCCCACCATGCGCGAGAGCTCCGCGGCGAAGACCAGGCCCACGGAGACCGCCGCACCGTGCCGCCAGGAGTACCGCTCGGCGAGCTCGATGGCGTGGGCGAGGGTGTGCCCGTAGTTGAGGTACTCGCGCCTGCCCGTGTCGCGCAGGTCCTCGGAGACGACGTCCGCCTTGACCCGGATGGCCCGTTCCACGAGGTCGCGCAGCACCGGTGACGCCGCGTCCGTGGCCGCCCGCGTGTCCTGCTCGATCCGGTCGAGGATGACCGGATCCGCGATGAACCCGCACTTGACCACTTCCGCGAGCCCCGTCACGAGCTCGTTCCTGGGGAGCGTGCCCAGGGCGTCCAGATCGGCCAGGACGGCCGCCGGCGGGTGGAAGGCGCCCACGAGGTTCTTCCCCTCGGCCGTGTTGATGCCCGTCTTCCCGCCGACGGCGGCGTCCACCATCCCGAGGAGGCTCGTGGGAAGGTGCACCACCCGCACGCCGCGCAGCCAGGTCGCCGCGACGAACCCGCCGAGGTCCGTCACCGCTCCGCCGCCCACCGTGACGACGGCGTCGGAGCGCGTGAAGTCGTTCTGGCCGAGCACCTGCCAGCAGAAGGCGGCCACCTGGATGTGCTTGCCCTCCTCGGCGTCCGGGATCTCGGCCGTCACGGCCGTGAAGCCGGCATCGGCGAGTTCGGCGCGCACGGTGTCGCCCGTGGCGCGCAGGGCCCGCGGGTGGATGACCAGGACGCGGCGCACCCGCTCGCCGAGGATCGCCGGCAGGCGGCCGAGCAGTCCCCGTCCCACGACGACGTCGTAGGTGTTCTCGGGAGTGCTGCCGGTCACCGGGATGATGGTCGCGTCGTCAGTCGACATGGGGTTGCATTTCGCTTTCGTCGGTCGGGCGGATGATCGGTGCCGGGACGACGTCGCGGTCGGTCCGGAGGTCTCGGTGCAGTTCCTGCAGCACCGCGTCGGCGACGGCGCGGACCGAGCGGCCGCGCGTGTCGATGGTGATCGACGCGAGTGAGGCGTACGTGGGCCGGCGCTGCGTGTAGAGCTCCTGCCAGCGCTCGGCGGGACTCCCCGTGAGCAGGGGGCGGGCGGTGTCCGCGCTGATGCGGGGCAGGACGGTGTCGAGGTCGGTGTCGAGGAACACCACGGCTGCATCGGCGAGCAGCGCCCGGGTGCGCGGATGGAGCACCGCTCCGCCGCCGAGGGAGACCACGGCGTCGTCCGTTCCCAGGGCCTCGCGCGCCACGTCGGCCTCGATGCTCCGGAAGAACGGCTCGCCCTCGCGGGCGAAGAGGGAGCCGATACTGCCGTGCCGTTCGACGATCACGCGGTCGGAGTCGATGAAGGGGACGTGCAGGCGCTGCGCCAGCGCGCGCCCCACCGCCGACTTGCCCGATGCCATGGGCCCGATGAGCACCAGGCGGGAACGGGTCTCCATCACACGCCGGCGGAGTCCAGGAACTCCGGGATGTTCTCGAGGTAGCTGCGCAGGTTGCGGGCCGTCTCCGCGAGGGAGTCGCCGCCGAACTTCTCGGTGACCGCCTCGGCCAGCACCAGCGCGGTCATGGCCTCGGCGACCACTCCGGCCGCGGGCACCGCGCACACGTCCGAGCGCTGGTGATGGGCCCGGGCAGCGGCGCCCGTGCTGACGTCCACCGTGCGCAGGGCGCGCGGGACCGTGGCGATCGGCTTCATGGCGGCGCGGACGCGGAGTACGTCCCCGATGCTCATGCCACCCTCGATGCCGCCCGCGCGGTTGCTGACGCGGACGATCTTGCCGTCCTCGTTCCGGACGATCTCGTCGTGTGCGGCCGTTCCGCGGCGTGCGGCGGTCTCGAACCCGTCGCCCACCTCGACGCCCTTGATGGCCTGGATCCCCATGAGGGCTGCAGCGAGGCGCGAGTCGAGCCGGCGGTCCCAGTGGACGTAGCTCCCGAGTCCCGGCGGCAGCCCGTAGGCGACCACCTCGACGACTCCCCCGAGGGTCTCGCCCTCCTTGTGGGCGGCGTCGACCTCGGCCACCATCGCGTCCGAGGTGTCCCGGTGGAAGCAGCGCAGCGGGTCGGTGTCGAGCGCGATGACGTCACTCGGACCGGGCAGGGGCGCGTCCTCGGGGACGGACACGGAGGCGATGGACACCGTGTGGCTGACCAGCCGGATGCCGAGGCCCCCGAGGAACTTCGCGGCCACCGTGCCGAGGGCCACGCGCGTGGCCGTCTCGCGGGCACTCGCGCGCTCGAGGACGGGACGCGCCTCGCCGAAGCCGTATTTCTGCATGCCTGTGAAGTCCGCGTGCCCCGGCCGGGGCCGCGTGAGGGGTGCGTTGCGGGCCGAGGCGGCGAGTTCGGCGGCGTCCTCCTCGCCGAGCGGGTCCGCGGACATGATCTTCTCCCACTTGGGCCACTCGGTGTTGGCCACCTCGATGGCCACGGGTCCGCCCTGCGTGAGGCCGTGACGCACGCCGCCGAGGATGCGCACGGCGTCCTGCTCGAACTTCATGCGGGCACCGCGCCCGTAGCCGAGGCGGCGGCGGGCCAGTGCCTCCTGGATGTCGGTGCTCGTGATGCCCACTCCCGCGGGCATCCCCTCGATGATCCCGACCACGGCGGGGCCGTGCGATTCTCCTGCCGTCAACCAACGCAACATGGTTCCCATACTGCCATGCAGCACTGCAGGCATCAGTGCCGGGGAGCCCCCACTGCGTCACACATCACGTTTAAGATCGTCGTGCGGTCCTGTCCGGTGTCCGGGAAGAACAGGCGGACCTGTTCGACGGCCTGGTGGAGCAGCATGTCGAGGCCGGGCACGATCGTGCCGCCAGCGCGCTGCCAGTGTGCTGCCAGGGCGCTGGGCCAGGGGTCGTAGGCGACGTCGAGCAGGGTACCGTCCGTGCGGAAACCGTCCCGGAGCGGGCAGAGCGCGTCCGCTGCGCGGGGCGGCAGCGTGGAGACGACGACGTCCGACTCCTCCAGCGCCCGTCCTGCCCCGGCCCAGGGCGCGACCGTCACCCCGATGCCGAGCGAGGCCCCGATCGGCGCGAGCCCGGTGGCCGCCTCCGGCCGGCGGACGAGCACCGTGACCCCGGTGGCGCCGAGCCGGGCCAGGCCCGCGACGGCTGCGGCGGCGGTACCGCCTCCACCGAGCACGGCGGGCCGCTCGGGCCGCAGGACGCCGGCGGCCGCCAGGCGTGCGCCACTCCCGCGACGTCGGTGTTGTGCCCGGTGAGGACCCGGTCCGCGCCGTGCCCTTCGACGACGACGGTGTTCACCACGCCGAGCACCGACGCCGGCTCCGTGGTGTGGTCGACGAGCCGGGCCATACCGCCCTTCAGCGGCATCGTGACGGACAGTCCCCGCCAGTCGTCGGCACGTCGCACTCCGGCGACGAAGGCGGCGAGGGCCGTTTCAGCGACCTCGATGGCGGTGTAGGAGCAGTCGATCCCCAGGGCCCGGTACGCCGCCGCGTGGAGCAGCGGCGACTTGGAGTGGCCGATCGGGGAACCGATGACGGCGGCTCGGAGCGTCGAAGGCGCCCCCGCTGCCGCCGGTGCCGCCGTGGGCACCTACTCGCACCGTCCGGCGTTGTCGGCGCACCAGGCGTCGTACTCGGCGACGTAGCGCAGGTGCTCCGCGTAGGTCTCGGAGAACTTGGTCTCGGCCGTGTCGAGGTTCACCGTCACCCAAAAGTAGAACGGCACGTCCGCCGGATTGACCGTCGCGTCGATGGCCTCGTCGCTCGGGGAGCCGATGGGGCCCTTCGGCAGGCCGGGGTTCGCGAAGGTGTTGTACGGGTTGGACGTGTCCGCCTTCTCCTCGGGCGTCAGCTGGTAGGTCCGCTTGCCCAGCCCGTAGGCCACGGTGGCGTCGGACTGCAGGAGACCGTTGGTCTCGGTGTTGCCGGGCGTGAGCCGGTTCCTGATCGAGCCGGCCACGGTCGCGTAGTCCCCCTCGCCCGCCTCGGCCTGCACGATGCTCGCGATGGTGAGGATCTCGTA encodes the following:
- the pyrB gene encoding aspartate carbamoyltransferase, encoding MKHLLSTQDLSARNALRLLDVAEEMSAVGEREIKKLPALRGRTVVNLFFEDSTRTRISFEAAAKRLSADVINFAAKGSSVSKGESLKDTAQTLEAMSADAVVIRHPASGAPARLAASGWIDAAVVNAGDGTHEHPTQALLDAFTLRRHWARIGDGPSAGTTLAGMKVLIVGDVLHSRVARSNVWLLTTLGAEVLLAGPPTLLPVGIGSWPCTVYYNLDDALAQRPDAVMMLRLQAERMSAAFFPSTREYSRRWGFDDGRLALLDTMGLHDTVIMHPGPMNRGLEISSAAADSPRSTVLAQVRNGVSVRMAALYLLLSGDHHDEQDGEMHDEPPATTPEGRIK
- the pyrR gene encoding bifunctional protein PyrR; protein product: MNVPASETGIHKRVVLAEADIDRALTRIAHEILEANKGPRDLVLLGIPRRGFPLAQRLAQKIAAVDPSVDADLITGQLDVTMYRDDLQRNPTRSPLATQLPPSGIDDKVVVLVDDVLYSGRTIRAALDALADLGRPRIVRLAVLVDRGHRELPIRADHVGKNLPTSSRERVRVHLAEIDLIGGSAVNEVVIEDRA
- a CDS encoding protease PrsW; this encodes MARDDSGAGAGGPRWTGAGGVGHHPDGHHQPRQQPQQHQGWWGETTVRHHRPAPARTAGHPFQPVWNQAPPRRHGVLNVVLVIVAALVVAGVLLLLSLSLGPSAFLLCGILALVPLGICLLGLRWIDRWDPEPRGALLFAFLWGAGTSVVVTLLLGTYVVELLVSALGTTSPEVIGPVLQAPLVEEFAKGLGVLILVYTRRSHFDGPVDGIVYAGTVAAGFAFTENILYFGSAVVESGNAGALVGVFILRGLFSPFAHVMFTSLLGFVLGFALSRGGGNARILGAFVLGLLPAIAGHMLWNGGTLVLFNDFFLFYLVVQVPLFLAAVISVVLLRRSERRLTEARLGDYARAGWFTPEEVRMLATRPGRSQALAWAQSVGAEQDMRAFIRTGSRIAYTRQRMLGGRRDADYAVEERRLLDDATQRRARIFQLASAAR
- the efp gene encoding elongation factor P — protein: MATTNDIKNGTVLKLEGNLWNVLEFQHVKPGKGGAFVRTKLRNILSGKVVDKTFNAGLKIETATVDRRDYQYLYKDGEDFVFMDTTDYDQITVPGKVVGNAANFMLESQMATIAMHEGSPLYVELPASVTLEITYTEPGLQGDRSTGGTKPATVETGHEIQVPLFLGNGTKVKVDTRTGEYLGRVNE
- the aroB gene encoding 3-dehydroquinate synthase is translated as MSTDDATIIPVTGSTPENTYDVVVGRGLLGRLPAILGERVRRVLVIHPRALRATGDTVRAELADAGFTAVTAEIPDAEEGKHIQVAAFCWQVLGQNDFTRSDAVVTVGGGAVTDLGGFVAATWLRGVRVVHLPTSLLGMVDAAVGGKTGINTAEGKNLVGAFHPPAAVLADLDALGTLPRNELVTGLAEVVKCGFIADPVILDRIEQDTRAATDAASPVLRDLVERAIRVKADVVSEDLRDTGRREYLNYGHTLAHAIELAERYSWRHGAAVSVGLVFAAELSRMVGRLGDADADRHKAILESLGLPVTYRRDRWASLLDGMRRDKKSRGDLLRFVVLDGIGRPGMLEVPDTSLLFAAYQEIAS
- the aroK gene encoding shikimate kinase; translation: METRSRLVLIGPMASGKSAVGRALAQRLHVPFIDSDRVIVERHGSIGSLFAREGEPFFRSIEADVAREALGTDDAVVSLGGGAVLHPRTRALLADAAVVFLDTDLDTVLPRISADTARPLLTGSPAERWQELYTQRRPTYASLASITIDTRGRSVRAVADAVLQELHRDLRTDRDVVPAPIIRPTDESEMQPHVD
- the aroC gene encoding chorismate synthase, producing the protein MLRWLTAGESHGPAVVGIIEGMPAGVGITSTDIQEALARRRLGYGRGARMKFEQDAVRILGGVRHGLTQGGPVAIEVANTEWPKWEKIMSADPLGEEDAAELAASARNAPLTRPRPGHADFTGMQKYGFGEARPVLERASARETATRVALGTVAAKFLGGLGIRLVSHTVSIASVSVPEDAPLPGPSDVIALDTDPLRCFHRDTSDAMVAEVDAAHKEGETLGGVVEVVAYGLPPGLGSYVHWDRRLDSRLAAALMGIQAIKGVEVGDGFETAARRGTAAHDEIVRNEDGKIVRVSNRAGGIEGGMSIGDVLRVRAAMKPIATVPRALRTVDVSTGAAARAHHQRSDVCAVPAAGVVAEAMTALVLAEAVTEKFGGDSLAETARNLRSYLENIPEFLDSAGV
- a CDS encoding hypothetical protein (possible pseudo due to frameshift), with product MLVRRPEAATGLAPIGASLGIGVTVAPWAGAGRALEESDVVVSTLPPRAADALCPLRDGFRTDGTLLDVAYDPWPSALAAHWQRAGGTIVPGLDMLLHQAVEQVRLFFPDTGQDRTTILNVMCDAVGAPRH
- a CDS encoding hypothetical protein (possible pseudo due to frameshift); translation: MPTAAPAAAGAPSTLRAAVIGSPIGHSKSPLLHAAAYRALGIDCSYTAIEVAETALAAFVAGVRRADDWRGLSVTMPLKGGMARLVDHTTEPASVLGVVNTVVVEGHGADRVLTGHNTDVAGVAHAWRPPASCGPSGPPCSVEAVPPPQPSRAWPGSAPPGSRCSSAGRRRPPGSRRSGPRSASG